In a single window of the Nocardioides sp. L-11A genome:
- the gltX gene encoding glutamate--tRNA ligase, with protein sequence MSSTNAPVRVRMAPSPTGSPHVGMIRTALFNWAFARHHGGTFVFRIEDTDKERSTTESLDSILDLMRWLGLDWDEGPEVGGPHAPYFQSERGDLYADALARLKASSFTYDCYCTNDEAAARRKAAGSKVQGYDGFCRELTAEQVAAFVADGRRPVVRFRMPDGSITWHDLVRGEVSFETEFVPDFALCRANGDPLYTLVNPVDDALMEITHVLRGEDLLSSTPRQIALYEALKAIGIAKATPQFGHLPYVMGEGNKKLSKRDPEAHALAYRDQGYLPEGLLNYLALLGWAIAADRDVFSLAEMVEAFDVSDVVPNPARFDLKKCDAINAAHMRLLSVEEVTHRVLPFLKRDGVVSDPVSDPDAQLLELAMPLVAERINKLSEASALLGFLFVDEDAFEVDPDDAAKQIGEAGIPVLQASYDALAGLRTWSTDAIQTALQTALVDGLGLKPRNAFGPVRVAVTGKRISPPLFESLELLGRERSLGRLQRALG encoded by the coding sequence ATGAGCAGCACCAACGCGCCGGTACGAGTCCGGATGGCGCCGTCCCCGACGGGCAGCCCCCACGTCGGGATGATCCGCACCGCCCTCTTCAACTGGGCGTTCGCCCGCCACCACGGCGGCACCTTCGTGTTCCGCATCGAGGACACCGACAAGGAGCGCAGCACCACCGAGTCGCTCGACTCGATCCTCGACCTGATGCGCTGGCTCGGCCTCGACTGGGACGAGGGCCCGGAGGTCGGCGGCCCGCACGCGCCGTACTTCCAGAGCGAGCGCGGCGACCTGTACGCCGACGCGCTGGCCCGGCTGAAGGCCAGCAGCTTCACCTACGACTGCTACTGCACGAACGACGAGGCCGCCGCGCGCCGCAAGGCCGCCGGCTCCAAGGTCCAGGGGTACGACGGCTTCTGCCGCGAGCTCACCGCCGAGCAGGTCGCGGCCTTCGTCGCCGACGGTCGCCGGCCCGTCGTCCGGTTCCGGATGCCCGACGGCTCGATCACCTGGCACGACCTGGTCCGCGGCGAGGTCAGCTTCGAGACCGAGTTCGTCCCCGACTTCGCGCTCTGTCGCGCCAACGGCGACCCGCTCTACACGCTGGTCAACCCGGTCGACGACGCGCTGATGGAGATCACCCACGTCCTGCGCGGCGAGGACCTCCTGTCGAGCACGCCGCGCCAGATCGCTCTCTACGAGGCGCTGAAGGCGATCGGCATCGCGAAGGCGACGCCGCAGTTCGGCCATCTGCCCTATGTCATGGGCGAGGGCAACAAGAAGCTGTCCAAGCGTGACCCCGAGGCCCACGCGCTGGCCTACCGCGACCAGGGCTACCTGCCCGAGGGGCTGCTCAACTACCTCGCCCTGCTGGGCTGGGCGATCGCCGCCGACCGCGACGTCTTCAGCCTCGCCGAGATGGTCGAGGCCTTCGACGTCAGCGACGTCGTGCCCAACCCGGCCCGCTTCGACCTGAAGAAGTGCGACGCGATCAACGCTGCCCACATGAGGCTGCTGTCGGTCGAGGAGGTCACCCACCGGGTGCTGCCCTTCCTCAAGCGCGACGGTGTCGTCTCCGACCCGGTCTCCGACCCCGACGCCCAACTGCTCGAGCTCGCGATGCCCCTGGTGGCGGAGCGGATCAACAAGCTCTCCGAGGCGAGCGCGCTGCTCGGCTTCCTGTTCGTGGACGAGGACGCGTTCGAGGTCGACCCGGACGACGCCGCGAAGCAGATCGGCGAGGCCGGCATCCCGGTGCTGCAGGCGTCGTACGACGCCCTGGCCGGCCTGCGCACCTGGTCGACCGACGCGATCCAGACCGCCCTGCAGACGGCACTCGTCGACGGGCTGGGCCTCAAGCCCCGCAACGCCTTCGGTCCGGTCCGGGTCGCCGTGACCGGCAAGCGGATCTCCCCGCCGCTGTTCGAGTCGTTGGAGCTCCTCGGCCGCGAGCGCAGCCTCGGGCGGCTGCAGCGTGCCCTCGGCTGA
- a CDS encoding CPBP family intramembrane metalloprotease has product MPSAEPAGAGPAAPAGLRYDELHRRGPGGAWRPLVGVPLVAVLFFAGQFLLTAFFGIFLLLTSRDTYEIAARLSGDPVTPAFLAYVNLGWALAIPGVLVVALLLHRQRPGMVASVVGRLRWRWFAVCLGIAVVALALTVAVSGVLPDQGAGTLDTTGGANPWTSTMRDFVLVVLLLTPLQAAGEEYVFRGYLAQAFGGLTARLGARASAAVAVGVPAVLFALAHGLGQDVPIFFDRLAFGVVAGLLVILTGGLEAAIAMHVLNNFLAFGLALAFSDMTEALNPTGGSWWSIPVTLVQSVSYLVLAVAAARRLGVANRTGEPDGGAILEPRGGLV; this is encoded by the coding sequence GTGCCCTCGGCTGAGCCGGCCGGTGCCGGCCCGGCCGCACCGGCCGGGCTCCGGTACGACGAGCTCCATCGGCGGGGGCCGGGCGGTGCCTGGCGCCCACTCGTCGGCGTACCGCTGGTCGCGGTCCTCTTCTTCGCCGGGCAGTTCCTGCTCACGGCGTTCTTCGGCATCTTTCTCCTGCTGACCTCGCGGGACACCTACGAGATCGCCGCCCGGCTCAGTGGCGACCCGGTCACACCGGCCTTCCTGGCCTACGTCAACCTCGGCTGGGCGCTCGCCATCCCCGGCGTGCTGGTCGTCGCGCTCCTGCTGCACCGCCAGCGCCCGGGCATGGTCGCCTCCGTCGTGGGGCGACTGCGCTGGCGGTGGTTCGCCGTCTGTCTCGGCATCGCCGTCGTCGCGCTCGCGCTCACCGTCGCCGTCTCCGGTGTGCTGCCCGACCAGGGAGCCGGCACCCTCGACACCACCGGCGGCGCCAACCCCTGGACCTCCACCATGCGCGACTTCGTGCTGGTCGTGCTGCTCCTCACGCCGCTGCAGGCGGCGGGCGAGGAGTACGTGTTCCGTGGGTACCTCGCGCAGGCGTTCGGCGGCCTCACCGCGCGTCTCGGGGCGCGGGCGAGCGCGGCCGTCGCGGTCGGCGTGCCCGCTGTGCTGTTCGCGCTGGCCCACGGCCTCGGCCAGGACGTGCCGATCTTCTTCGACCGGCTCGCGTTCGGCGTGGTCGCCGGCCTGCTGGTGATCCTCACCGGCGGCCTCGAAGCAGCCATCGCGATGCACGTCCTCAACAATTTCCTGGCCTTCGGCCTGGCCCTCGCGTTCAGCGACATGACCGAGGCCCTCAACCCCACCGGCGGCAGCTGGTGGTCGATCCCGGTCACCCTCGTGCAGTCGGTGAGCTACCTCGTGCTCGCCGTCGCCGCCGCCCGCCGGCTGGGCGTCGCGAACCGCACCGGAGAGCCGGATGGCGGGGCCATTTTGGAGCCGCGCGGCGGGCTTGTGTAG
- a CDS encoding LpqB family beta-propeller domain-containing protein, which translates to MKWTMWARRASSTVVLAMVAALITLAPGAGVSAANGAARAAAAGTIVFVKDYNVWLVRPDGTGLYQVTTDGTFATPYLSPSMSDAGIIAAGHGLTIVQMRQNGQILNRMDPPPLMNSVSHPTDGPPVDVAISPDGRRIAYSMVSYSCPIGASCGARSVTGVTDAGALSPSQIGLNYYSDPSWVGNGRLMTHGGYGSNVMLQDLGGAPQHWYDDEDVAGSGYQDLSDGEISRDGTRLAIVRSYGATTHLQIAAVTGNPSSATIGALADPSYLCATNDDARINSPSWGPDNSLVLGDSDGLVVMADIGPACAAPTFRAIAPGGSEPHWSIAALDPGPRSFTLQAKPGLKGKKVVGKKLKATSGVWSPTPATVTYRWLRNGKPVKGKAGKKRAYKVRPADRRKRLSVQVTVGAPGHVTVTVRSASVRIKR; encoded by the coding sequence ATGAAGTGGACGATGTGGGCGCGGCGCGCGTCCTCGACGGTGGTGCTGGCGATGGTGGCGGCGCTGATCACCCTGGCACCCGGTGCCGGTGTCTCCGCCGCCAACGGCGCCGCACGCGCGGCCGCCGCCGGGACGATCGTCTTCGTCAAGGACTACAACGTCTGGCTGGTCCGGCCCGATGGGACCGGCCTGTATCAGGTGACCACAGACGGAACGTTCGCGACGCCGTACCTGTCGCCGTCGATGTCGGACGCCGGGATCATCGCGGCCGGACATGGCCTGACGATCGTGCAGATGCGACAGAACGGCCAGATCCTGAATCGCATGGACCCGCCGCCGCTGATGAACTCGGTGAGCCATCCCACCGACGGCCCCCCGGTCGATGTCGCCATCTCGCCCGACGGCCGACGCATCGCCTACAGCATGGTCTCCTACAGCTGTCCGATCGGCGCCAGCTGCGGCGCGCGCTCCGTCACCGGCGTCACCGACGCCGGCGCCCTCAGCCCCAGCCAGATCGGACTGAACTACTACTCCGACCCGTCCTGGGTCGGCAACGGTCGGCTGATGACTCACGGAGGCTACGGGTCGAACGTGATGCTGCAGGACCTCGGCGGCGCCCCGCAGCACTGGTACGACGACGAGGACGTCGCCGGCTCTGGCTATCAGGACCTGAGCGACGGCGAGATCTCGCGCGACGGCACCCGTCTCGCCATCGTGCGCAGCTACGGCGCCACCACGCACCTGCAGATCGCGGCCGTGACCGGCAATCCGAGCAGCGCCACGATCGGCGCGCTGGCCGACCCCTCCTACCTGTGCGCGACCAACGACGACGCACGGATCAACTCCCCCAGCTGGGGACCGGACAACTCCCTCGTGCTCGGCGACTCGGACGGCCTGGTCGTGATGGCCGACATCGGTCCGGCCTGCGCCGCCCCGACCTTCCGAGCCATCGCCCCCGGCGGCTCCGAGCCGCACTGGTCGATCGCCGCGCTCGATCCGGGGCCGCGGTCGTTCACGCTGCAGGCCAAGCCCGGGCTCAAGGGCAAGAAGGTCGTCGGCAAGAAGCTCAAGGCGACGTCCGGGGTCTGGTCGCCCACCCCGGCCACGGTGACCTACCGGTGGCTGCGCAACGGCAAGCCCGTCAAGGGCAAGGCCGGCAAGAAGCGGGCCTACAAGGTCCGGCCGGCCGACCGGCGCAAGCGGCTCTCGGTCCAGGTCACGGTCGGGGCCCCGGGCCACGTCACCGTCACCGTGCGCTCCGCCTCGGTCAGGATCAAGCGCTGA
- a CDS encoding Ada metal-binding domain-containing protein, with the protein MESTATTSDRLDFTHCYSAVQSRDRRFDGVFYTAVRSTGIYCRPSCPARTPASRNVSFHRTAAAAQAAGYRACKRCLPDATPGSPEWDVAATVAGRAMRLIADGVVDREGVEGLAARLGYTSRHLARLLTSELGAGPLALARTQRAQTARALVESTTLSLADVAFAAGFSSVRQFNDTMLEVYDAAPSRLRGRRSPAGDQVPGAIDLRIAVRTPFRGSALLRFLADRAVPGVEVAHVGADGGGWYARTLDLPHGPGVARVELVDVADAGSSYLPLRLALDDLRDTTAALARMRALLDADADPMAVDAHLAADPALAPLVATRPGLRVPGHVDGAEVAVRAVLGQQVTVVAARTAAARLVAAHGRPVATGIDGLTHLFPDAATVAGLAPEEFRMPRARGRALVGLCAAIAAGEVVLDRGPDRADVRRGLLALPGIGPWTADYIALRALGHPDVWLPTDVGVRNALTRLGEEASDVARWAPWRSYALLHLWTSLSESLEG; encoded by the coding sequence ATGGAGAGCACGGCGACCACCTCGGACCGACTCGACTTCACGCACTGCTACTCGGCCGTGCAGTCGCGCGACCGTCGCTTCGACGGCGTCTTCTACACCGCGGTCCGCTCGACCGGCATCTACTGCCGTCCGTCGTGTCCGGCGCGGACACCCGCATCCCGCAACGTCTCCTTCCATCGCACCGCCGCGGCCGCCCAGGCCGCCGGTTACCGCGCCTGCAAGCGCTGCCTGCCCGACGCGACGCCCGGCAGCCCGGAGTGGGATGTCGCCGCCACCGTCGCCGGTCGCGCGATGCGGCTGATCGCCGACGGCGTCGTCGACCGCGAGGGCGTGGAGGGGCTGGCGGCGCGGCTCGGCTACACCTCGCGCCACCTGGCGCGGCTGCTGACCAGCGAGCTCGGCGCCGGTCCGCTCGCGCTCGCCCGCACCCAGCGCGCGCAGACCGCCCGGGCGCTCGTCGAGAGCACGACGCTCAGCCTCGCCGACGTGGCGTTCGCGGCCGGGTTCTCCAGCGTGCGCCAGTTCAACGACACCATGCTCGAGGTCTACGACGCCGCCCCGAGCCGGCTGCGCGGACGCCGGTCGCCCGCGGGCGACCAGGTCCCGGGGGCGATCGACCTGCGGATCGCCGTACGCACGCCGTTCCGGGGCAGCGCCCTGCTCCGCTTCCTGGCCGACCGGGCGGTGCCCGGCGTCGAGGTCGCGCACGTCGGCGCCGACGGCGGCGGCTGGTACGCCCGCACTCTCGACCTCCCGCACGGACCGGGCGTCGCGCGGGTCGAGCTCGTCGACGTCGCGGATGCGGGGTCGTCGTACCTGCCCCTGCGGCTGGCGCTCGACGACCTGCGCGACACCACGGCGGCCCTGGCCCGCATGCGCGCGCTGCTCGACGCCGATGCCGACCCGATGGCGGTCGACGCCCATCTCGCCGCGGATCCCGCGCTCGCCCCGCTCGTCGCGACGCGGCCGGGTCTGCGGGTGCCGGGGCATGTCGACGGCGCGGAGGTCGCCGTCCGCGCGGTCCTCGGCCAGCAGGTCACCGTCGTCGCCGCGCGCACCGCCGCCGCCCGGCTCGTCGCCGCCCACGGCCGGCCGGTGGCGACCGGGATCGACGGGCTCACCCATCTCTTCCCGGACGCCGCGACCGTCGCGGGGCTGGCGCCCGAGGAGTTCCGGATGCCCCGTGCCCGGGGGCGCGCCCTCGTCGGCCTCTGCGCCGCGATCGCCGCCGGCGAGGTGGTGCTCGACCGCGGCCCCGACCGCGCGGACGTACGACGCGGGCTGCTCGCGCTGCCCGGCATCGGCCCCTGGACGGCCGACTACATCGCACTGCGCGCGCTCGGTCACCCCGACGTGTGGCTGCCGACCGACGTCGGTGTGCGCAACGCCCTCACCCGTCTCGGTGAGGAGGCGAGCGACGTGGCGCGGTGGGCGCCCTGGCGCTCCTACGCCCTGCTCCACCTGTGGACGTCACTGTCCGAATCGCTGGAAGGATGA
- a CDS encoding methylated-DNA--[protein]-cysteine S-methyltransferase, protein MWTVIESPIGPLRIVEQGGAITAIEFSPFRDGTGRPLGDRVDDAAVLVAAADQLAEYFAGDRTEFDLPLAPVGSQWQRSVWAQLLAIEYGETASYGQIALRLGKTNAASRAVGLANGANPIPIVIPCHRVIGANGTLTGYAGGLDRKQLLLDLERQDALF, encoded by the coding sequence ATGTGGACCGTCATCGAATCGCCCATCGGGCCGCTGCGGATCGTCGAGCAGGGTGGCGCGATCACCGCCATCGAGTTCTCGCCGTTCCGTGACGGCACCGGTCGCCCGCTCGGCGATCGCGTCGACGACGCGGCGGTCCTCGTCGCCGCTGCGGATCAGCTCGCGGAGTACTTCGCCGGCGACCGGACCGAGTTCGACCTGCCGCTCGCGCCGGTCGGGAGCCAGTGGCAGCGCTCGGTCTGGGCCCAGCTGCTGGCGATCGAGTACGGCGAGACCGCGTCGTACGGCCAGATCGCGCTCCGGCTCGGCAAGACCAACGCCGCCTCACGCGCGGTGGGGCTCGCCAACGGCGCCAACCCGATCCCGATCGTCATCCCGTGCCACCGGGTGATCGGCGCCAACGGCACGCTCACCGGCTACGCCGGCGGACTGGACCGCAAGCAGCTGCTGCTCGACCTCGAGCGCCAGGATGCTCTCTTCTGA
- a CDS encoding IclR family transcriptional regulator — translation MDNSSGVGVLDKAALVLTALESGPATLAGLVAGTGLARPTAHRLAVALEHHRLVARDMQGRFVLGPRLAELSAAAGEDRLLATAGPVLARLRDITGESAQLWRRQGDHRVCVAAAERPSGLRDTIPIGSQLTMRAGSAAQVLLAWDDPERIHRGLQNSAFSAAELSAIRRRGWAQSVGEREQGVASVSAPVRSPGGKVIAAVSVSGPLERLSRQPGRMHAPAVLAAAERLSESLRRAAAE, via the coding sequence ATGGACAACTCGAGCGGCGTCGGCGTACTCGACAAGGCAGCCCTGGTGCTCACCGCACTGGAGTCCGGCCCGGCCACCTTGGCCGGTCTCGTGGCCGGCACCGGCCTGGCCCGGCCGACGGCGCACCGCCTCGCGGTCGCCTTGGAGCACCACCGCCTGGTGGCCCGCGACATGCAGGGCCGCTTCGTGCTCGGCCCGCGCCTGGCCGAGCTCTCGGCCGCCGCCGGCGAGGACCGCCTGCTCGCGACCGCCGGCCCGGTGCTCGCGCGGCTGCGCGACATCACCGGCGAGTCCGCGCAGCTGTGGCGGCGCCAGGGCGACCACCGGGTGTGCGTCGCCGCCGCCGAACGCCCCTCGGGCCTGCGCGACACGATCCCGATCGGCTCCCAGCTGACCATGCGCGCCGGCTCGGCCGCGCAGGTGCTGCTCGCCTGGGACGACCCCGAGCGGATCCACCGCGGTCTGCAGAACTCCGCCTTCTCAGCGGCCGAGCTCTCCGCGATCCGCCGCCGTGGCTGGGCGCAGTCGGTCGGTGAGCGCGAGCAGGGCGTCGCGTCGGTGTCGGCGCCGGTCCGCTCCCCCGGCGGCAAGGTGATCGCCGCGGTGTCGGTGTCCGGTCCGCTCGAGCGGCTCTCCCGCCAGCCCGGCCGGATGCACGCACCTGCCGTCCTCGCCGCCGCCGAGCGGCTCTCGGAGTCGCTGCGCCGCGCCGCAGCTGAGTGA